The following nucleotide sequence is from Hirundo rustica isolate bHirRus1 chromosome 7, bHirRus1.pri.v3, whole genome shotgun sequence.
GTACTGGGTACTGGTAGTCCTTTACAGACTTAAATCGAAAATATTGAGCTGAACGGGTTATGTAAAAGCAGTCCTGAAAGGGTTATGTAAAAGCAATCCTGTTCAGCTTCATGCTTGGTGTTTACTGTTGGTGTTGATGTCACCTGTTTTTTCCATCCCCAAGAGGAAGAACCAGTAAAGAGTCCGATGGCTGTGGAAGTGAaacctgctgctcttcctgggaAGCAAGTGGGGAAAGAGCACAGGCCTCTTCAGCCCTGGGACCAGGCAAAGGGCCTCTGTGAGGGTCAGTTGGATTCTGGTTCAGTGTGTCATGAAGACAAAGTGCCAAGTGTGGCATCCAGCAGGGACAGTGGGACCTTTGTGGCGGGAGCACTCCTGAAAGACACACCCCCTTCCTTGGCTGAGGAAGGTGTGTCCTCCTTAGGTTTGCATGTGTTTGCTGCCagcaagtccttctccagctttctcCAGTGCTTTCCAAGgctgcttcattttctgttttgcccATTTATTTAGTATGACTGCTCTTGTTATTATGCTTGAAGAGTGTGTAGTGGATAATATGATTGCGTAGGTGCTGTATGACAACATGGTTTCCCACTGCTGTGGCTGATTCCTGAGTTTTTTACTTTGCCATGATAAAATATGCTTTGCAGCTAAGCTTATTCCTCTGTGTAAGCCTTTTCTCCCCATCTCAGATGTGTTTGCCAGTCACATTGCTaatctatgtattttttttgcttttcgGTGCAGAGGTTCATCTGCATTCCTTTCGAACAGCAGATATACTGCCTTTGACTATGACATAAAGATGCTTAAACTgtagaaatgttttcatttacagtgtgcaggtttttggtttggttggtttggtttttttgtgtgtgcttcaGTGCATTCTGGTTTAGCTTCCTTAAAGCTATTGCTTCTTATATCATACCCTTGTCATCCATGGCAATCCACCCCTCCTCTCCTCAGTCATTGCCAGAACTCTTATTTTTTGAGTGTTACCGTATTACAAATGTTTAACCCTGCTGGAGTGCCCTCCTTAGGCAAAATCTCCATCACTTCCACTGGGACCTTTGCCTTCAAAGTGAAGGTTAGGACTGGGTGCACTGGGTGAAGTTTAGATTTAGCCtctgaacaaaatatttactgcaGTCATCTTTCAGTGCATAAGAACTAGGcttcagtaattttcttttaatggtaTTTCCCTTCAGCCAGAGGAACAAGGTGCAAGGACATCTTGTGTGGCGTAGTGATGTACCCACTCCCTACCTGGCTAAGGGGTGCTGCATTTAGGAGGCTTGTGTTCTGAATGGCCCAGCTGAAGAACACTGAATTCCTCTGGCAGCCAGAGTATGCTTTGATGCCATTGGTATTGTTCGCTTGCACTACAGTAAGAGACACAGCAGGGTACATGGATATAAAGCAATATCTAGctgtttaatttctgtgaaacaAGGGTGACATCAGCCCAATGGCCATGCTTTGTACTTCGTGGGGATTGCAAGTCAGTCaccaaatataaaaatacaaaggagCAAAATTACTGTAGGTGTAGATTTCTAGTTTGGTTACCTGTAGATTTTAGAATGGCAGTTGCTTTTTTGACTCTGTGTTAgcatatgcaaatatttaaagaatGAGCAATACTTCTATACTAATTGTTCTATAACCAGTCAGATTTATCAGAGCAAAAAGATGGCTCTGTGGACTTCACATATGAGCAAATTTGGAGCTGACCCAATGCTAGTTGTAACAAGCTTTAGAAAAACCTCAGAAACTCTTTTTTAGAGATTAGTGCAGAAAGATATGCCACATTCTGCAGTCTTTCTCTTCATATTTTCCATTATGGGAAGATTTCAATGAGATAGGAATCATTATCTTCCACAGGACATTAAAGAAAGATCAAGCTATTGATTAACAGAATGGATATGAAAACAAACTAAACTAGGTATTACTCTCTCAAAATGAAGTGGCAGAGTATAAGGGTAGCCTTTTTAGTTTCAAATTAACTTAATTAGGGCCTGATCTAGAGTCATGGAAACATGGCAAGTATTCTTTGACTTTCAGCTACAGCTGTAGGTGACTGGCCATTTTGAAGACCAGACCTATTAATAGGTCTGTTGTTGATTTCCACGTGCTGGTTTGGTGACAGCAGTGGCATTTTGGTCATTTGACAAAGAGCGAGTGTTGTAAGTTGgtacagttaaaaaaaccagCCTCTTCTGAAACTTGCAAAACCCTTTGCAGGCATTATCCCTAGTTTAGGCTGCatgtagaagaaaaatgtataaaaatacacagaaatataTAACTGTGTATGTTTTAAATATCAACAACACACAAAGGTACTATTGATTCCTTTAAAGTTGGAGACTTCACTAACACAAAACTAACGTAAGCTACAGAGTCCAGCAAAGCTTCTAATGAAGTgaggtttttgtggttttactGTTGTATACAAATCATAAAGATTAATTTACATTAAATCATCTCATTTCAGTGCTCACATTTATATCTGTACAACTCACATTTCCTTATAAAACCTTATATATTGAAAAGAGACTAGTATTTAACACTTTAAAGCAGATTTCTAGGTGGATGCCTTGCTGCATGTTCacatctttttccctttccattccATCATTCATACCAAAATGTTGTAAGCTACATGATTGCTTGCCTGTAactgctttaaataattttgctataaaacccaaacaaactaCTTCAGATTTACTTGCAGCCACGAAGATGAAATTCCGTGTCCAGGAGGGCACATGCCCTTTTGCAGCAGAACCATTAGACACAAAGCAACGTGAATCTGGGAAAGACAGTAAGACTGTTGAGCAACCTAAATATGATGCCTTAGTTCCACAGTCAGCAAAAACAGAGGCTGCAGATAAAAAGGATTCAGagggcaaagaaaaagaaaaaatgctttcagcTCCATCAGAATGGATCTTGCAAACTGATTCACAGAAGAAAGGGGAAGCCAGTTTTGCAGAACCTGCTGCTCCTCAAGAACAAGAGCACTTGTCATCTCAACTGCCTGAAGAGAGCAGGGTGGAAGAAAGGACTGCAGGTGTGCCCTCATCAACCGACCAAGTTATGGCTAGCAAATCTCAAGACAAGCTCAAAGACACCCAAGGTGGTGCCATCAGCCATGGTGAGAGTTCTCCATTGCTACTAGAACCTAAGGCAGAAGCAGCCAAAAGTGAACTTCCTTCAGGCccatctcctgctctcccccagGAGCTTTCACTCAAAACCAGTTTCAAAACACATCAGGAACCTGCTGACAAACTGTTTGCCAAAGATCTCAGTAAAGATGAACAGATCCACCGAGACAGGACATTTTCTCTACCAGATGTCTCAGCCCTAACTGTAGATGGATTGAAAACTCCAAgcacccccaaaatccctccatggggagaggaaaaggacatGACTAAGGATGAGAGCGATGAGGAAGAAAGGTATGACTTCTATGACAAAGGGGAGGCTCAAATATTAGATGACAGTAAAATTACCACAAAACCAGAAGTTAAGACACTTTCCCTGGACAAAACAGACTTTCATAAGGATGGTGAAGCTAAAAAGTTACCTGATACtctcaaagcagaaaaagaaacagacccAAGTGGGctcgcagcagcagcagcagatgtgaaAAGGGAGGCACAGCAAAGCACACAGGTACCCCCAGCTAAGTTAAGCCATGAACTGACCCCTGAGAAAACAACAGAGCACCTTGATACCGCTCAGTTAGCCAGAGCAACAGAGAAAGCCCCCGAGGCACCAAGTGTAACCGCTGAGAAGACCCCTATTCTTGAAGCTTCTCCAAAGAAAGATGTTAAAAAAGATACTGAAGAGGCTAAGACAAGTGTTTCAGCTCCTCATCAAACGAAAGAAGAGGAGGACCAGTCAGGAATGTCGAAGTATTTTGAAACTTCTGCTCTGAAAGAGGAAGCCTTCAAAGCAGATGGTCTGAAACAAAGCAGTGATTACTATGAGCTAAGTGACACTAAAGAGAGTAAATATGAGCCTTATCAGAGAGGTCGTCTAATACCTgaagatgaagaggaggaggaagaggaagaattaCAGACAGAATTGAATCAGCAGCAGAATGTGCATACTCGTGAAATGGGGTACAGTACTCTGGCTCAGAGCTATACACCAGACACATCTGAAGAACCCAGTTCTCCAACAGAGAGAATGTTCACTATTGACCCCAAAGTCTATGGGGATAAGAGAGAACTTCatagtaaaaataaagatgacCTAACTCTGAGCAGGAGCTTGGGACTTGGGGGGAGATCTGCAATTGAACAGAGAAGTATGTCTATTAACTTGCCCATGTCCTGTCTGGACTCAATAGCCCTAGGATTTAGTTTTGGTCGTGCACATGATCTTTCTCCCCTCGCTTCAGATATTCTAACTAACACCAGTGGAAGTATGGATGAAGGCGATGACTACTTGCCAGCAACCACACCAGCCCTGGAGAAGGCCCCCTGCTTCCCCATTGAAAGTAGAGAGGAAGATGAGcaaatagaagaagaaaaagtaacGGTAGAAGAAAAAGTCCAGCCTGAGACCTTGGCTGAACCATCTTTCCAGGCCAAAGATTACTACAAAAATGGGGCTGTCCTGGCACCTGACCTGCCTGAAATGTTAGATTTGGCAGGGACGAGATCTAGATTAGCCTCTGTGAGTGCAGATGCTGAGGTAGCACAGAAGAAGGCAGTTCCTTCTGACACTGTTGTGGaagacagcagcacagccctgccacctGTGACAAATGAAAACCATGTCATTCTAAAAGCTGAAAGTCAGCTGGAAGACTTGGGCTACTGTGTTTTCAATAAGTACACAGTACCACTCCCTTCTCCAGTTCAGGACAGTGAGAATTTAACAAGTGAAACCTGTCCCTTCTACGAAGGCACAGATGAAAAACTGAGACGTGGCCTCGCTCCTGACTTGTCTTTAATAGAAGTGaagctggcagctgctgaaaaatcaaaagaaaacttcCTCGGTGAGAAAGACTTAAGTCAGCATGGTGAGTCCATTCTGGGGAGGGACTTTGAGGAGGCgaaaaaagagaaactggaTACTGTGCTAGAAAAAAGTGAAGATCAAGTTGACTCTAAAGAGGCCTGTCCCATTAAAGGATCAGAACCAGAGAAGACAAGAGCTGAGGCAATGttagaaaggaaagaagaaagtgtCGCTAGTAAAGTTCATTTACCTGCTGATACAATGTATGACAGAATTTCTGCTTCAGAGATATCAATAGAAAAGgattctgtttgtttgttgatGGAGAAGGAGAAGACTCTTAGTGTTGTTCCTGAAATAGCTGAGGTGGAAGCTCCAGTTAAACCAGATTACAATGCTATTAAGCACGATATGGAGGTAGCTGCAAGGAGAGCTGACCAAGAATATCAGAGTAAGTTAGACGCTAAGATTAGTGAGGTTGTTTCTCTTAAAAGAGCAGAGCCTGAATCCAAAGACACTCAGCAGAAAGAGGAGACCATCTTCTCCAGAGAAGCAAAGGATGCCGATGTACTTTCCAAGACTGAGCCTGGTTATGTGAAGGACAGCACCAAACTGTCGGAAacagaaattaaggaaaaagtAACTAAGCCAGATCTGGTACATCAAGAGGCAGTTGATAAGGAGGAATCTTATGAATCGAGTGGAGAGCATGATCAAGCCCAAGAAAGTTTGAATGGAGAGTCTGTGAAACCAGAGGATATCAAAGCAGAGCATCCCAAACCTCCTGTGTCTGGGGAAGAGCTGCCTCCACAGTTACCAGCAAAGGAGACTTCTGTGGAGCTTCTCTTGCCAAAAGCTGAGCCTCTCCAGGAGGAGCCTGCTGAGATTCAGATGGAGAGCATACCACAATTTGTAGAAGGAGCTGAAGAGATTGTTGATAGAGCTGTGAAACCCATGGAAACCCaaaagctgctgccatgtgAACTGGCAGCTGGGGCCCCAAAAGGGGAAGAATatgaggaagaagaggtggaagCAGGGCAAGAAGCAAAAGAAGAGGATAAACAGCATCTTGTATCAGAAATGCACCCAGAGTTTGGCAAGCCTGCTGCAGAAGAAATGGGAGCCAAGGGTAGCCCAGAAGCAATGCCTGAACTGAAAGGCATTATTGAATCAGTGGTGACAGTGGAGGACGACTTTATCACAGTGGTGCAGACAACAGTTGATGAGGGCGAATCTGCTTCTCACAGTGTGCGCTTTGCTGCTACTCAGCAGGAAGACATTGAAACAGGAGACTCCCAGGCTGAAGAGGAGCTAGATGTTGAAGAAGTGGAAGTTGAGCCCAAGGAAGGCTCCCGAGATGCTCCTGCTTCACCCCAGAGAGAAGAAATCCTGCTCACTAACTACAAAACAGAGACATGTGATGATTACAGAGATGAAACAACAATTGATGACTCCATCATGGACACAGACAGTCTCTGGGCAGACACTCAAGGTGTGCATTAtcctttctgttttgtctgttGAATATTTTTGCTTCCAAATCTTAATgattgaaaagcaaaattattacAGTTATAATATTAATCTCAGCATGTTTcagaaaaatggtaaaaatagtttgctttttaaaattaattgtctGCTTTGTCTTCAACgattttttccctgctcctctgaaGTGTTGTTAACATTTGTTACTAatcttttgtttgttgttgtaaTTTGCTCTGATCCTACAGATGATGATAGGAGCATCATGACTGAACAGTTAGAGACTGTTCCTaaagaggagaaagcagagagagaatTGCGAAGATCATCTCTTGATAAGCATAAAAAAGAGAAACCTTTTAAAACTGGGAGAGGCAGGATTTCTActcctgaaaggaaaatagCTAAAAAGGAACCTAGCACACTCTCCAGAGATgaagtgagaaggaaaaaaggttcATTTCACACTcctattacaatttttttattattatttcattttcttactaTTTTACAGTACAATCTGGTTACTCTGTTGTAGATTATGTGCACCATGACGTTATTAACAGTGGTGTTTTTAAATGAGGTATTGTACAACTATGCGAGAAGCCATGTCCAAGGCTCACTGCTCCACTGGTCCTATTTCATTGTAGACATCCCCATTGAGCCCTGGGTAATGCATCTGAGCCAATGCACCAGCGCTCCCTCTGTTCCAGCATAGGATTTGTTCCCCTCAGAAGAAGCAATGCATTGCGTTGGAATTGTGGAGCAGTGGGTCTGACACTTGATGTATTGATCATATGAAAtggtttgctgggtttttttctgatcctatgtttttgtgttctttttgtCCATAGCAGTGTATAAGAAAGCTGAACTTGCTAAAAAAACTGAAGTTCAGGCCCACTCTCCctccaggaaaataattttaaaacctgCTATCAAATATACTAGACCAACTCATCTCTCCTGTGTTAAACGGAAGCAGACAGGTGACTGCATTCTGTTCAGTTATGCAATGTGGCTGGCAAACATagacattttcttttgtaaatctCATAGCTCTATCagcttctctatttttttttttttttctccaacagTATCAGTCTTCACAAATAGTATTGCTTTTTTAGTGTTTCgtaccatttttttttaaattctttctttcctggtatttgttttgtttgtttcatggAGGCCATGACCATGTATGCTTGTCATTGCTTGGGCCTCCAAGTGCTGTGGTTGTAACTTGGCATCGTGCTTAGAGTGTGGTGTTCTAGGAATCTCTGCTCAtctttttttgtggtggtggtttttctttttttttttttttttaattatgctttatttttttttttctggtgggaAAATGTTGGCAACTTAAACCATTATATGCATTTCcattattctgcttttttactCTCATGCATAATAAGAAGTGTTTCAGACTTATATTTTGTTTACTGATGTTATCTGCATTGACAATTCCCAGTCTGTCACTGATGTTTATGCTGTACAGTCAAAATCCACAGGGAGAATCCAGCCACATGCAGCATGGAGCTGAGAGAGAAGAAATCTGGGCTCACACTGCGAAATGCATTCCAAGCAAAAATCTTAATATTTGGTAGAGGaagatgaaaggaagaaagaaatggtTCCTGTTACGACTTCATAGGTGTATCATTATTTAGAGGACCAAAATAACTCTTCCAGCATTTTCACATATTAATCATAGTTCCTGTGAGTTCAAAGTGGAAGGATGAACATCTCGACCTTCACTGTGATCTTAACCTGGCCTCttttagaaaatttttttttcgGTCATGTAATGTAACCACATGCTGTAGTGTGGTTGTTTGGAACTAGAGCTAATAAGAGAAGGATGACACACAGCAGTGCAGAAATGCATCTTCTCagagcttaaaaattaacaggAAGATTCATTACCCATCATCTGGTTAAGCAGAGCAATACTAAAAGAGTCCCTGGTTAGTCATTCCCCTGCAGTTTTGCACCAGTCACTCCTGTTGTAAATGTAGAGCAGCCCCAGTAGAGAGGTGTGGCCGGTGAAAATGCAGTCAGAGGATGGTTACATGAGAGCAGGTGTAGTGTCCTGCCTCTGCTGTATGAAGTGCAGATTGTACCCTGGCTCTGTTCCACTAGGGCACCAGAACTACTGATCCCATCACCTTGCTCCTGTGACAGAATCTCGTCCTTTTATTTCCCCCTCTCTGGAGAAATGGAACCAGGGAAGGAAAGGCTGGTTCAGTCCCCTCTGTGTTGCACTGATGGCTCCTCCTCAGTTTGCAGTCTCTGGGCTATCCTAACTCGCCCTCTGGACCAGAACTACCCAAGAGGgaggcattttaaaaagctaaaacaTTTCCCCTTGCTATCTTTTGCTGCTTGCTGAAGCACAGCTTAATAGCTCAGAAGTTACAACTCATAATTCACATGTTCTTTCAAAGGCCCCAGGGGGTTCAGTAAGTGTGGACATTGGTGGGGAGAAGGCATTGGCTTTGGAGTGTTCTCAACTTCATCTACACTTCTCCAGCTGTGTGGTCAGTGCTGTCATGCCCTCAGGTACTCTACCACTGCCTCCTCTGAACTCTTCTGACCTGTAGGATCCCAGACTGAGTCCTACCATTGGACTTGGATAGGGAAATCGGCCCTGTGCCTGAAACATGTGCTGCCTCGGCACATCTCAGaggtttttctctctcactgcaaTACACAGTGAAGCAGATGTATTAGTCAAAGTGAGAAATATAATACAGAAACTGCCTCCCTTACTTAAGTCCTCCTCTATTTAAGTCCTGAGGTGGAGAGCAAGCAAAATGATGGACCCAGAATCATCATAAAACTTTCAGAAATGTGGCTTGAACTTTGAGCTctaaagcagaggagctggaatcATGCCAGAAAGtgatcaaaaatatttcttagaaTGTTTCAGCACACCCATTGTTGCTGGAAAAATTACAGTatgccttcttttcttctatcTCCCATTTTTATACTTCCTGATGGGACTTGGGGGTAGACCATGAGAAAGACTGCAATGCTGTGTGATATTCTAAGAGTGGTCAGATGTTATCTTATGTATCCCTGAGCTTGAATGTGTCATCCAGATCTCTCCAGGATCTGGAATCTAGAGGGACATTGTCTctctcccattttctttttatgtgaaATATAGCACCATTTCTTGAAGCCACTTTGGAGTGTCAGCTCATCCTGTTTGGAGTGGTCTTGTCAGCTTTAGTGATGTCTGGGTAATGAAGCCCCACAAAAGTTCTTGACAGTGTAGTCTACAGAGCTTTGAGTGTGTTGCAGTCAGTTAAAATCTCCACACTGCATTTACCAtgactgaaaaatgaaacatgTCCAATCATAAGATACAGATATCTACCAAAAgttaatatttgcttttatgttCTGCTCAGTAGCCCAGAAGAGTACATCTTTCTCATAATGCCCCTCAATAGCTGAAAAAACAATTCCCATGTCACTGGTAAGGACTGGCAAATACCAGCAACTTACAGCACCATTTCCGTGAGGCAGGAACTGGTTTTTTGGGAGactgtttctttttgaaaaagaaattgcatgGCCAGCCCTGACAAGAGAGTTGGGAAGTCTTTGCCTTGACTAGCATAGCTCCAGGAGTGAAACCCCCAGCCTGGCCTGTGTTTTGTTGGTAGCTGTGAGATGCTCAGAGGAGTGTTTTGGGAGGCAAGGCCAGGACAAAGACCTGGCCATGATATGCTTCTGTTTCTTGTTTTCAATTCTGGGGCTGGTCCCTGAGCTGAAACAAGTTTATGTATTTAAGTCGTCACCAGTGCCTGTAGAAATCTTGTGTTCATATGGAGAAGTTGTTACCAGGCATATTGGCACAAGTGACACAGCTTTTTCCACCTCACAGTGGTGACTGCTTAGGGTTGAATGccgagggaaggaggaaggaagctgTTTGTGGTTATCTAGAAGAGATGGAAACCAGACCCAAACCAGCAGTAACAGCTGTGGTAAAGTGTGACGCGGGAAGGCTCTGCTGTACTTACCTCtcttaaaaattcagaagaacTGAAATATGCAGTAAcatattctttctttcctcacaAGTTCTCTCTCCTACACCTTGGACTAAAGTGGGTAGTGTGACAGAAAACCAGGGATAACCTCACCACGCCTGGGAGCTGcattagaaaagggaaaaattagcTGGACCTTTCCTGTATGACGAATTAGGGTTGGTTTTAGAGCTGGAAAACAATTGGGTTTATAGCAGAAGGTTTTCATTTGTGGTTGCTGTCCTGCTTCTGCTTTTACCAAGGGCATCCTGGCACAGGTGCCAGAAGATTTCATGTCTAGCTGTTAAGTGGCCCATAACTTCCTAAGCAGCAGCATTGGGGTGAAGCTAATAACCTGCTTTCCAAAAAGCTGCCCTATTCAAAAAACAGTGTGGGTGGATTCAAAGTCCAAGAGAAAGATTTTACCTCAAACCATGTTGTATCATATaaatgaaatactgaattaaCATTCTTGATGTCACAGATAAGCCTTGAACTTCTAAATTCTTGAGAACTTAGTTGACATGACACACTGACCTTGTTGACACAACTAAGATGATAATTCAATAGCGAGTCTCTCACTTTCCATTATGAATGTTGGCTAATATTTTGAAAGTGGTGTCTATACAGGCCTCtcttaagattttattttgtggatGATTTAAAGGAGCCTGATTTTTAGAGGACAGTCCTGAAAATCAAGATGCTAGGTTGTCTGATTGACCAGAAACTCTTGTATTTGTCAGTTATTTCtggaacttttttcttttagttataGACTTTTAGGAACATgaatacaaaattttattttgttcaaaaCACATAGAATACCAGTTTACCTC
It contains:
- the MAP2 gene encoding microtubule-associated protein 2 isoform X4, which translates into the protein MAEDRKDEAKAPHWTSGQLTEASSHPHSPEIKDQGGASAGLVRSANGFPYREDEELRLGSHEQPGTYAQTKENGINGELSSGNRETAEEVSARIVQVVTAEAVAVLKGEQEKEAQHKDQPGSLPLAVEESANLPPSPPPSPASEQTGVLEEEEEPVKSPMAVEVKPAALPGKQVGKEHRPLQPWDQAKGLCEGQLDSGSVCHEDKVPSVASSRDSGTFVAGALLKDTPPSLAEEATKMKFRVQEGTCPFAAEPLDTKQRESGKDSKTVEQPKYDALVPQSAKTEAADKKDSEGKEKEKMLSAPSEWILQTDSQKKGEASFAEPAAPQEQEHLSSQLPEESRVEERTAGVPSSTDQVMASKSQDKLKDTQGGAISHGESSPLLLEPKAEAAKSELPSGPSPALPQELSLKTSFKTHQEPADKLFAKDLSKDEQIHRDRTFSLPDVSALTVDGLKTPSTPKIPPWGEEKDMTKDESDEEERYDFYDKGEAQILDDSKITTKPEVKTLSLDKTDFHKDGEAKKLPDTLKAEKETDPSGLAAAAADVKREAQQSTQVPPAKLSHELTPEKTTEHLDTAQLARATEKAPEAPSVTAEKTPILEASPKKDVKKDTEEAKTSVSAPHQTKEEEDQSGMSKYFETSALKEEAFKADGLKQSSDYYELSDTKESKYEPYQRGRLIPEDEEEEEEEELQTELNQQQNVHTREMGYSTLAQSYTPDTSEEPSSPTERMFTIDPKVYGDKRELHSKNKDDLTLSRSLGLGGRSAIEQRSMSINLPMSCLDSIALGFSFGRAHDLSPLASDILTNTSGSMDEGDDYLPATTPALEKAPCFPIESREEDEQIEEEKVTVEEKVQPETLAEPSFQAKDYYKNGAVLAPDLPEMLDLAGTRSRLASVSADAEVAQKKAVPSDTVVEDSSTALPPVTNENHVILKAESQLEDLGYCVFNKYTVPLPSPVQDSENLTSETCPFYEGTDEKLRRGLAPDLSLIEVKLAAAEKSKENFLGEKDLSQHGESILGRDFEEAKKEKLDTVLEKSEDQVDSKEACPIKGSEPEKTRAEAMLERKEESVASKVHLPADTMYDRISASEISIEKDSVCLLMEKEKTLSVVPEIAEVEAPVKPDYNAIKHDMEVAARRADQEYQSKLDAKISEVVSLKRAEPESKDTQQKEETIFSREAKDADVLSKTEPGYVKDSTKLSETEIKEKVTKPDLVHQEAVDKEESYESSGEHDQAQESLNGESVKPEDIKAEHPKPPVSGEELPPQLPAKETSVELLLPKAEPLQEEPAEIQMESIPQFVEGAEEIVDRAVKPMETQKLLPCELAAGAPKGEEYEEEEVEAGQEAKEEDKQHLVSEMHPEFGKPAAEEMGAKGSPEAMPELKGIIESVVTVEDDFITVVQTTVDEGESASHSVRFAATQQEDIETGDSQAEEELDVEEVEVEPKEGSRDAPASPQREEILLTNYKTETCDDYRDETTIDDSIMDTDSLWADTQDDDRSIMTEQLETVPKEEKAERELRRSSLDKHKKEKPFKTGRGRISTPERKIAKKEPSTLSRDEVRRKKAVYKKAELAKKTEVQAHSPSRKIILKPAIKYTRPTHLSCVKRKQTAAGGETNQAPAVFKQAKEKLSDGVSKSPEKRSSLPRPSSILPPRRGVSGDRDREENSLSLTTSLSSSVRRTTRSEPIRSRTGKSGTSTPTTPGSTAITPGTPPSYASRTPGTPGTPSYSRTPHTPGTPKSAILVPTEKKVAIIRTPPKSPATPKQLRVINQPLPDLKNVRSKIGSTDNIKYQPKGGQVRILNKKIDFSDIQSRCGSRDNIKHSAGGGNVQIVTKKIDLSHVTSKCGSLKNIHHKPGGGRVKIESVKLDFKEKAQAKVGSLENAHHVPGGGNVKIDSQKLNFREHAKARVDHGAEIITQSPGRSSMASPRRLSNVSSSGSINLLESPQLATLAEDVTAALAKQGL
- the MAP2 gene encoding microtubule-associated protein 2 isoform X5 yields the protein MAEDRKDEAKAPHWTSGQLTEASSHPHSPEIKDQGGASAGLVRSANGFPYREDEELRLGSHEQPGTYAQTKENGINGELSSGNRETAEEVSARIVQVVTAEAVAVLKGEQEKEAQHKDQPGSLPLAVEESANLPPSPPPSPASEQTGVLEEEEEPVKSPMAVEVKPAALPGKQVGKEHRPLQPWDQAKGLCEGQLDSGSVCHEDKVPSVASSRDSGTFVAGALLKDTPPSLAEEATKMKFRVQEGTCPFAAEPLDTKQRESGKDSKTVEQPKYDALVPQSAKTEAADKKDSEGKEKEKMLSAPSEWILQTDSQKKGEASFAEPAAPQEQEHLSSQLPEESRVEERTAGVPSSTDQVMASKSQDKLKDTQGGAISHGESSPLLLEPKAEAAKSELPSGPSPALPQELSLKTSFKTHQEPADKLFAKDLSKDEQIHRDRTFSLPDVSALTVDGLKTPSTPKIPPWGEEKDMTKDESDEEERYDFYDKGEAQILDDSKITTKPEVKTLSLDKTDFHKDGEAKKLPDTLKAEKETDPSGLAAAAADVKREAQQSTQVPPAKLSHELTPEKTTEHLDTAQLARATEKAPEAPSVTAEKTPILEASPKKDVKKDTEEAKTSVSAPHQTKEEEDQSGMSKYFETSALKEEAFKADGLKQSSDYYELSDTKESKYEPYQRGRLIPEDEEEEEEEELQTELNQQQNVHTREMGYSTLAQSYTPDTSEEPSSPTERMFTIDPKVYGDKRELHSKNKDDLTLSRSLGLGGRSAIEQRSMSINLPMSCLDSIALGFSFGRAHDLSPLASDILTNTSGSMDEGDDYLPATTPALEKAPCFPIESREEDEQIEEEKVTVEEKVQPETLAEPSFQAKDYYKNGAVLAPDLPEMLDLAGTRSRLASVSADAEVAQKKAVPSDTVVEDSSTALPPVTNENHVILKAESQLEDLGYCVFNKYTVPLPSPVQDSENLTSETCPFYEGTDEKLRRGLAPDLSLIEVKLAAAEKSKENFLGEKDLSQHGESILGRDFEEAKKEKLDTVLEKSEDQVDSKEACPIKGSEPEKTRAEAMLERKEESVASKVHLPADTMYDRISASEISIEKDSVCLLMEKEKTLSVVPEIAEVEAPVKPDYNAIKHDMEVAARRADQEYQSKLDAKISEVVSLKRAEPESKDTQQKEETIFSREAKDADVLSKTEPGYVKDSTKLSETEIKEKVTKPDLVHQEAVDKEESYESSGEHDQAQESLNGESVKPEDIKAEHPKPPVSGEELPPQLPAKETSVELLLPKAEPLQEEPAEIQMESIPQFVEGAEEIVDRAVKPMETQKLLPCELAAGAPKGEEYEEEEVEAGQEAKEEDKQHLVSEMHPEFGKPAAEEMGAKGSPEAMPELKGIIESVVTVEDDFITVVQTTVDEGESASHSVRFAATQQEDIETGDSQAEEELDVEEVEVEPKEGSRDAPASPQREEILLTNYKTETCDDYRDETTIDDSIMDTDSLWADTQDDDRSIMTEQLETVPKEEKAERELRRSSLDKHKKEKPFKTGRGRISTPERKIAKKEPSTLSRDEVRRKKAVYKKAELAKKTEVQAHSPSRKIILKPAIKYTRPTHLSCVKRKQTAAGGETNQAPAVFKQAKEKLSDGVSKSPEKRSSLPRPSSILPPRRGVSGDRDREENSLSLTTSLSSSVRRTTRSEPIRSRTGKSGTSTPTTPGSTAITPGTPPSYASRTPGTPGTPSYSRTPHTPGTPKSAILVPTEKKVAIIRTPPKSPATPKQLRVINQPLPDLKNVRSKIGSTDNIKYQPKGGQVQIVTKKIDLSHVTSKCGSLKNIHHKPGGGRVKIESVKLDFKEKAQAKVGSLENAHHVPGGGNVKIDSQKLNFREHAKARVDHGAEIITQSPGRSSMASPRRLSNVSSSGSINLLESPQLATLAEDVTAALAKQGL